In Ignavibacteriales bacterium, a single window of DNA contains:
- a CDS encoding M28 family peptidase, whose amino-acid sequence MKYYLFPALLCLILFFSFVALPQDAPQSSIKPYEDDARKIISEGLQSCKAFSILQDLCLNVGPRLVGSPEAAKAVIWGEELMTRLGFQNVHTEVCTVPHWVRGGVEKGTIKNSGGKLIPINICALGGSIGTAGDGIEAEVLEVKSFEELQSLKDKARGKIIFFNRAMDKSKINPGEAYGGAVNQRGSGAVEAAKVGGVAALVRSMTMQLDNVPHTGSMHYVDTIPKVPAASISTLDADLLASLLSVDKKLKIKIQLFCQTFPDVESANVIGEIKGSEKPDEVIVIGCHLDSWDKGHCAHDDGAGTVHVIEALRLIKDVGLKPKRTIRAVLFMNEEFGLNGGIAYAKKDRPGEKHICAIETDAGGFTPRGFGVGADSITFPKFSKWSYLLDPIDAGRITRGGGGADISELAKLGVITIGLRVDGQKYFDYHHSDNDTFDKVHPRELELGAIAIAIFSYVIAQEGI is encoded by the coding sequence ATGAAATATTATTTATTTCCGGCTCTACTTTGTTTAATTTTATTCTTTTCTTTTGTAGCCCTCCCACAAGACGCTCCACAATCTTCAATAAAACCGTACGAAGATGATGCAAGGAAAATCATTTCGGAAGGATTGCAATCTTGCAAGGCATTTTCAATACTTCAGGATTTATGTTTGAATGTCGGTCCGCGGTTAGTTGGTTCACCTGAAGCCGCGAAAGCCGTAATATGGGGTGAAGAATTAATGACAAGATTAGGTTTTCAAAATGTACATACTGAGGTTTGTACCGTACCGCACTGGGTCAGAGGCGGTGTTGAAAAAGGGACGATTAAAAATTCCGGGGGGAAACTAATTCCGATAAATATTTGCGCACTTGGTGGAAGCATCGGAACTGCCGGCGATGGAATCGAAGCAGAAGTATTAGAAGTGAAATCATTTGAAGAGTTGCAATCTCTGAAAGATAAAGCACGTGGAAAGATTATATTTTTCAATCGTGCAATGGATAAAAGTAAAATAAATCCAGGCGAGGCATATGGCGGTGCGGTAAATCAGCGCGGAAGCGGTGCGGTTGAAGCGGCGAAAGTCGGCGGTGTTGCCGCACTTGTGAGATCAATGACGATGCAATTAGATAATGTACCGCACACAGGTTCAATGCATTATGTTGATACTATTCCAAAAGTTCCTGCAGCATCAATCAGTACGCTTGATGCAGATTTATTGGCCAGTTTATTGTCGGTTGATAAAAAACTGAAAATAAAAATTCAACTATTTTGCCAAACCTTTCCCGATGTTGAATCGGCAAATGTGATTGGTGAAATAAAGGGAAGTGAAAAACCTGATGAAGTAATTGTTATCGGTTGTCATCTTGATAGCTGGGATAAAGGTCACTGTGCTCATGATGATGGTGCCGGAACTGTTCATGTGATTGAAGCATTACGGCTTATAAAAGATGTCGGACTAAAACCCAAGCGGACGATTCGTGCTGTTTTGTTTATGAATGAAGAATTTGGATTGAACGGTGGAATCGCATACGCCAAAAAAGATCGCCCCGGTGAGAAACATATTTGTGCTATAGAGACTGACGCAGGTGGATTCACCCCGCGAGGTTTTGGAGTCGGCGCAGATTCGATAACATTTCCGAAATTTTCTAAATGGTCGTATCTTCTCGATCCGATAGATGCCGGACGTATAACGCGAGGCGGTGGTGGTGCTGATATTTCTGAATTGGCGAAACTTGGCGTAATTACAATCGGATTGAGAGTGGATGGACAGAAATATTTCGATTATCATCATTCCGATAACGACACGTTTGATAAAGTTCATCCGCGCGAACTGGAGCTCGGCGCTATCGCCATCGCAATTTTTAGTTATGTGATTGCACAAGAAGGTATATGA
- a CDS encoding M20/M25/M40 family metallo-hydrolase, translating into MRYFCYIFVLIVLLFNLLPAQFVQEKFDSAAVAQIRDEGMNRSKVMEYLSYLTDVYGPRLTGTPGYMEAAKWAKSQLTSIGLENAHLEAWGPWGKGWTLKNYSATVFGRQNFPLVSYPKAWSPEISEAVADLILFDAKTDSAVNTFRGKLRGKFVLLSDSRELKPPFEPYAERDADSSLLKLANSDGQRRGGRRFEMTPEMKQRQLISYKKMQLCFDEGAKAILTISQGDGGNVFVGAASYPQHPDSGWSSGAKVYDVKAPKLIPQISVGAEHYNRLVRMIQKGEKPKLELEIDAEFNKADSGYNIIAEIPGTDLKDEVVMIGGHFDSWHGGTGAADNATGCSVAMEAMRIIKTLDLKPRRTIRIGFWDAEEHGFLGSRGYINKHFANREGGSSDRDGKIVYTPEGEKFSVYFNDDNGAGKFRGIYLQGNEACRTIFRSWLKPFNDLGASTVTVANTGGTDHQAFDGYNLPGFQFIQDELDYGSRVHHATMDLYDRCPPEDMKQAAVIMAAFAYNAAMRDEKIPRKVQK; encoded by the coding sequence ATGAGATATTTTTGTTACATCTTCGTTTTAATAGTGCTTCTTTTCAATCTCCTGCCCGCGCAATTTGTGCAGGAGAAATTCGATTCAGCCGCTGTTGCGCAAATCAGAGACGAAGGGATGAATCGTTCCAAAGTAATGGAATATTTAAGTTATCTGACTGATGTTTATGGTCCGCGGCTCACGGGTACTCCCGGTTATATGGAAGCAGCGAAGTGGGCAAAAAGCCAGTTGACATCCATTGGACTTGAAAACGCGCATCTTGAAGCTTGGGGACCTTGGGGTAAGGGATGGACTTTGAAAAATTATTCGGCAACTGTTTTTGGCAGACAAAATTTTCCGCTCGTATCATATCCAAAAGCTTGGTCACCCGAAATCAGCGAAGCAGTTGCGGATTTGATTTTGTTTGATGCAAAAACAGATAGTGCAGTAAATACTTTCAGAGGAAAATTGAGAGGAAAATTTGTGCTGCTCAGCGACTCTCGCGAGCTTAAACCTCCATTTGAACCTTACGCAGAGCGTGATGCCGATTCAAGTTTGTTGAAACTTGCAAATTCTGATGGTCAGAGACGTGGAGGAAGAAGATTTGAAATGACCCCCGAGATGAAACAACGCCAACTGATTTCTTATAAAAAAATGCAGCTTTGTTTTGATGAAGGTGCGAAAGCAATTTTAACAATAAGCCAGGGAGATGGCGGGAATGTATTCGTCGGAGCAGCATCTTATCCACAGCACCCCGATTCCGGCTGGTCCAGCGGAGCCAAAGTGTACGACGTCAAAGCCCCAAAATTAATTCCACAAATTTCAGTCGGTGCCGAACATTACAATCGGCTTGTTCGGATGATCCAAAAAGGTGAGAAACCAAAATTAGAATTGGAGATCGATGCTGAATTCAACAAAGCTGATTCAGGATATAACATCATCGCTGAAATTCCCGGGACAGATCTGAAAGATGAGGTAGTAATGATCGGCGGTCATTTCGATTCATGGCATGGAGGCACAGGTGCCGCAGATAACGCTACCGGCTGTTCGGTTGCGATGGAAGCAATGCGAATCATTAAAACTTTAGATTTAAAACCACGCCGGACTATCCGCATCGGATTTTGGGATGCTGAAGAACATGGATTTCTTGGTTCCCGTGGATACATCAACAAACATTTTGCGAACCGTGAAGGAGGATCGTCGGATCGGGACGGGAAAATAGTCTATACTCCAGAGGGTGAAAAATTTTCTGTTTATTTTAACGATGATAACGGAGCCGGAAAATTCAGAGGAATTTATTTGCAAGGCAATGAAGCATGCAGAACGATTTTCAGATCATGGCTTAAACCGTTCAACGACCTTGGCGCTTCAACAGTAACTGTGGCAAACACAGGTGGAACGGATCATCAGGCATTTGACGGATATAATTTGCCGGGCTTCCAATTCATACAGGATGAACTTGATTACGGTTCACGTGTGCACCACGCAACAATGGATCTTTACGACAGATGCCCGCCTGAAGATATGAAACAGGCGGCGGTCATCATGGCGGCATTTGCGTATAACGCCGCGATGAGGGATGAGAAGATACCGAGGAAAGTTCAAA